The sequence below is a genomic window from Burkholderia contaminans.
TTGTCGTGGCCCGTGAGCACTAATTGGCGCTTCAATATCGACGGGGCACGGAAGCTGGATATGAAGGGGCGGTTTCATGTCCTTGGAACATAAGAGCAGATCCATTGGGTCGGATTCATTGCTCCAGCGTCGCGGCCTTGTTTCGCTCGATTGTCCACTTTGGTGTGACAGCGAATCTTGTTTTGACGGATTGATGATTTGTGCGGAGACAGTAGACTGCATCCGTGCTTCGCCAGAACCGATCCGGAGCGCGCCACGAGCGGCGCGCCCAGACGGATTCTTCGGCGGCGGGCCAGCCGGCTTGCTGTCCGATCGTGCGAGGAGTGGTTCGTTGCCGACCTGGCGCGCCGATTCGGCGCATCTCGGCACCGGACGCATCAAACCGTCAATTCAAGGGTGATTGTCATGCGTTACGTTTCACTGGAGTCGAAGAAGGACGAGCTGCTGCTGGCGGCTCGCGTGCTGTTGATGATCCTGTTCGTGCTGTTCGGCTGGCAGAAGCTGACCGGCTTCTCGGGCACGGTCGCGTACATGGCGTCGACGGGGAACCCGGCGCCCGAGCTGGCGGCCGCGATCGCGGTGGCGGTCGAGCTGGCCGGTGGCCTGCTGATCGCGATCGGCTTCTACACGCGT
It includes:
- a CDS encoding DoxX family protein, encoding MRYVSLESKKDELLLAARVLLMILFVLFGWQKLTGFSGTVAYMASTGNPAPELAAAIAVAVELAGGLLIAIGFYTRPLALVFAAYTLATALIGHRYWALQGMEQYMAMINFYKNVSIIGGLLLLALTGPGRYSLDRK